A genomic segment from Schistocerca piceifrons isolate TAMUIC-IGC-003096 chromosome 4, iqSchPice1.1, whole genome shotgun sequence encodes:
- the LOC124796017 gene encoding E3 SUMO-protein ligase ZBED1-like has product MTLTSVAMITDDFQPLSVIEDTGFPCFVSLSDPQYSIPNRKKLRLVMEDDYHKQKEAVNLAMEHSTFVSLMTDIWTSLNSEAYIAVTGHLINNNWCLKALALETFHFPEKHTALNISEALDNVISKWNIENKVVSITTDNASNMTAAVQLIDSGNIYMQHVPCLAHTINLVVKSSLNSNSELCIMWEKAREIVSLFKTCCNANEKLHEIQDLMKKPVHKLIQETETQWNNMFYMLQRLVQQKKCSAACLSF; this is encoded by the coding sequence atgacgctgACTTCAGTGGCCATGATAACAGATGATTTTCAACCGCTTTCAGTCATCGAGGACACTGGTTTTCCATGTTTTGTTTCACTGTCGGACCCACAATACTCGataccaaatcgaaaaaagttgCGCCTCGTGATGGAGGACgattaccataaacagaaagaggctgtAAACTTGGCCATGGAACACTCTACTTTTGTTTCTTTAATGACCGATATTTGGACCTCACTCAATAGTGAGGCATATattgctgtaactggtcatttAATTAACAATAATTGGTGCCTGAAAGCTTTAGCTCTCGAGACATTCCATTTCCCGGAAAAGCATACAGCGCTAAATATTAGTGAGGCATTAGATAACGTGATTTCAAAATGGAacattgaaaacaaagttgtaagcatcacaactgacaATGCCAGTAACATGACAGCAGCCGTACAACTTATTGACAGTGGCAACATTTATATGCAACATGTGCCTTGTTTAGCACACACCATCAATTTAgttgtgaaaagttctttgaacagcaacagtgagctCTGCATAATGTGGGAAAAGGCCAGAGAAATTGTTAGCCTTTTTAAAACATGTTGCAATGCTAATGAAAAACTCCATGAGATCCAGGATCTAATGAAAAAACCTGTTCATAAATTGATTCAGGAAACTGAAACCCAATGGAACAATAtgttttatatgctacaacgtCTAGTGCAGCAAAAGAAATGCAGTGCAGCCTGTTTATCATTTTAA